Proteins encoded by one window of Pseudomonas sp. PSKL.D1:
- a CDS encoding LysR family transcriptional regulator has protein sequence MDQIHLMKVFVAVGELESFAAAARHLNISPAAVTRAICALEDQLGIKLLLRTTRSVRLTEAGNRYLEDTRHILASIVEANEAAAGINANPKGELAVTAPILFGKKFVMPCIVRYLQQYPDVDVSAYFLDRIVNMVEEGMDVAVRIGPLPDSGLKALRVGKVRRMLCASPDYLARNGIPRHPSDLTEHAVIATTNLSPRAGWRFGIADEPTTVRMKPRLTVTSNDGAIAAAVGGLGIARLLSYQVVDEVANGQLQVILAEYEEAPWPIHVLHRESKYGSAKVRAFVDMLAQQLRAQQLD, from the coding sequence ATGGACCAGATCCACCTGATGAAGGTTTTCGTCGCGGTCGGCGAGCTGGAAAGCTTCGCCGCCGCTGCGCGTCATTTGAACATCTCGCCTGCCGCCGTTACCCGCGCCATCTGCGCCCTGGAGGACCAGCTCGGCATCAAACTGCTACTGCGCACCACCCGCAGCGTGCGCCTTACCGAAGCCGGCAACCGCTACCTGGAAGACACCCGCCATATCCTTGCCAGCATCGTTGAAGCCAACGAAGCGGCTGCCGGCATCAACGCCAACCCCAAGGGCGAGCTGGCGGTGACTGCGCCGATCCTGTTCGGCAAGAAGTTCGTCATGCCCTGCATCGTGCGGTATCTGCAGCAGTACCCGGACGTGGATGTGTCGGCCTACTTCCTGGACCGCATCGTCAACATGGTCGAGGAGGGCATGGACGTGGCGGTGCGCATCGGCCCACTGCCCGATTCGGGTTTGAAGGCGTTGCGGGTTGGCAAGGTGCGGCGCATGTTGTGCGCATCACCCGATTACCTGGCCCGCAACGGCATACCCCGGCACCCGTCGGACCTCACCGAGCACGCCGTGATCGCCACCACCAACCTGTCACCACGCGCTGGCTGGCGCTTTGGTATTGCCGATGAACCTACGACCGTACGCATGAAACCCCGGCTGACGGTGACCAGTAACGACGGTGCGATTGCCGCAGCCGTGGGTGGCCTGGGCATCGCCCGGCTGTTGTCGTATCAGGTGGTGGATGAGGTCGCCAACGGCCAGCTGCAGGTCATCCTGGCCGAGTACGAAGAGGCGCCCTGGCCAATCCACGTGCTGCACCGCGAGAGCAAGTATGGTTCGGCCAAGGTGCGGGCGTTTGTCGACATGCTGGCGCAGCAGTTGCGGGCTCAGCAGTTGGACTGA
- a CDS encoding TonB-dependent siderophore receptor, producing MRIRLTLLASLIASPLAWAEDRHYAIPAGPLGQALAEFAAQAGVTLPLDPAMVNDLQSPGLQGDVGTAQGFEQLLRGTPLEAVPQTGNTYTLRHKPTSSSLHLDSTNINGLHDALPSAIGPLQGYKASHSSVGTKTDAALRDIPQSIQVVPRQVLEDQQATSMADALSNVSSIQRGNTHGGSVESFIVRGFQGTTYAIDGVLTNSLTVRPEILTDLAGVERIEVLKGPASVLYGRGNPGGLINVVTRRPSLVPEAQFKVQAGSYDYQRGQAWLSGPLSAEHGLAGSLAMAYQTEGSFRDLYRDSHRRHFAPSLAWTPNDRTRLDAGLEYTETDAQYDRGLQVIGDRVDSRHKVFLEEPWSHSDSDKTAAWFKLEHDLNDWLTLRQVTRWDHSNKSMLNISQRTLEKDGFTLTRRATDFDETQRSLSAQFEAIARFTTGGLGHQLLAGVESVNGKRSVTMLRANVAPLNFWNPVHGAQPGAFSFGEDSRFDQESYGVYLQDQIDLSEQWKLLLGVRYDQVKQRNRNYTATGAYNDIDIDPSDTSPRAGLVYQPTERLALYVSYSTSFAPQNRLTRDGSVLDPETGKQYEIGAKYDVIPERLSATLSAFEIRRENLAANDPLDSSYSIQTGEQRVRGVELDVSGEIRDGWNVIGNIAVLDAKLVEDTRYEEGNRLEGVPVVSGSLWSTYQLQDGALQGLGFGAGVFFAGKRYGDLANSYSASGYGRLDMSVFYDFDENLRVSLNARNVLDKDYIETIASSGNYAGEPASLVATVSLGF from the coding sequence ATGCGTATCCGACTTACCTTGCTCGCCAGCCTTATCGCCTCACCCCTCGCCTGGGCCGAAGATCGCCATTACGCGATCCCCGCCGGCCCATTGGGCCAGGCCCTGGCCGAGTTCGCTGCCCAGGCGGGCGTGACCCTGCCGCTCGACCCGGCCATGGTCAACGACCTGCAAAGCCCCGGCCTGCAAGGCGACGTCGGCACCGCACAAGGCTTTGAACAACTGCTGCGCGGCACGCCGCTGGAAGCTGTCCCGCAAACCGGCAATACCTACACCCTGCGTCACAAGCCCACTTCTTCATCCTTGCATCTGGATTCGACCAACATCAACGGTTTGCACGACGCCCTCCCCTCCGCCATCGGCCCACTGCAAGGCTACAAAGCCTCGCACAGTAGCGTCGGCACCAAGACCGACGCCGCCCTGCGGGATATACCGCAATCCATCCAGGTGGTGCCGCGTCAAGTACTCGAAGACCAGCAAGCCACCAGCATGGCCGACGCCCTGAGCAACGTCAGCAGCATCCAGCGCGGCAACACCCATGGCGGCAGCGTGGAGAGCTTCATCGTGCGTGGTTTCCAGGGCACTACCTACGCCATCGATGGCGTACTGACCAACTCGCTGACGGTTCGCCCGGAAATCCTGACCGACCTGGCCGGTGTGGAGCGCATTGAAGTGCTCAAGGGCCCGGCCTCGGTACTGTATGGCCGTGGCAACCCGGGCGGCTTGATCAACGTCGTGACACGCCGGCCCAGCCTGGTACCAGAGGCGCAGTTCAAGGTGCAAGCCGGCTCCTACGACTACCAACGCGGTCAGGCCTGGCTGAGCGGTCCGTTATCAGCCGAGCACGGCTTGGCTGGCAGCCTGGCCATGGCCTACCAGACCGAGGGCAGCTTTCGCGACCTGTATCGCGACAGCCACCGCCGCCATTTCGCCCCGTCGCTGGCCTGGACCCCCAACGACCGCACCCGCCTGGATGCGGGCCTGGAATATACCGAAACCGACGCCCAGTATGACCGCGGCCTGCAAGTAATCGGGGACCGGGTCGATTCGCGGCACAAGGTGTTTCTCGAAGAGCCGTGGTCCCACAGCGACAGTGACAAGACTGCAGCCTGGTTCAAACTGGAACACGACCTCAACGACTGGTTGACCTTACGGCAGGTCACGCGCTGGGATCATTCCAACAAGAGCATGCTCAACATCTCCCAGCGCACACTGGAAAAGGACGGTTTCACCCTCACCCGCCGCGCCACCGACTTCGATGAAACCCAGCGTTCGCTCAGCGCCCAGTTCGAGGCGATTGCTCGCTTCACCACGGGCGGCCTGGGCCACCAGTTGCTGGCCGGGGTGGAGTCGGTCAACGGCAAGCGCAGCGTGACCATGTTGCGGGCAAACGTTGCCCCCCTGAACTTCTGGAACCCTGTGCATGGTGCCCAACCGGGCGCATTCAGTTTTGGTGAAGACTCGCGCTTTGATCAGGAAAGCTACGGCGTTTACCTGCAGGACCAGATCGACCTGAGCGAACAATGGAAACTGTTGCTAGGTGTGCGTTATGACCAGGTCAAGCAGCGCAACCGCAACTACACGGCAACGGGTGCTTACAACGACATCGATATTGACCCGTCCGACACTTCGCCACGCGCCGGGCTGGTTTACCAACCGACCGAACGCCTGGCGTTGTACGTCAGCTACAGCACCTCCTTTGCCCCGCAAAACCGCCTGACCCGCGACGGCAGCGTGCTCGACCCGGAAACCGGCAAGCAGTACGAGATTGGCGCCAAGTACGACGTTATTCCCGAGCGCCTGTCTGCCACTTTGTCGGCCTTTGAAATTCGCCGCGAGAACCTGGCTGCCAATGATCCGTTGGACAGCAGCTATTCGATTCAGACAGGGGAACAACGGGTGCGGGGTGTTGAACTGGACGTGAGCGGTGAGATCCGCGACGGCTGGAACGTGATCGGCAACATTGCGGTGCTGGATGCCAAGCTGGTGGAGGACACCCGCTATGAAGAAGGTAACCGGCTTGAGGGGGTACCGGTGGTCAGTGGGTCGCTCTGGTCGACTTATCAGCTGCAGGATGGCGCCCTGCAAGGCCTTGGCTTCGGCGCCGGCGTGTTCTTTGCGGGCAAACGTTATGGAGATCTGGCCAACAGCTACAGCGCCAGCGGTTACGGTCGGCTGGACATGAGCGTGTTCTACGACTTCGACGAGAACCTGCGGGTGTCGCTGAATGCGCGCAATGTGTTGGACAAGGACTACATCGAGACGATTGCCAGCTCGGGGAATTATGCCGGGGAGCCGGCTTCGCTGGTGGCGACGGTCAGTCTTGGGTTTTGA
- a CDS encoding acetolactate synthase large subunit has product MAKAADVVVQCLENEGVEYVFGIPGEENLDLLESLRKSKIKLVLTRHEQSAGFMAATYGRLTGKTGVSLSTLGPGATNLVTASAYAYLGGMPMMMITGQKPIKKSKQGRFQIIDVCGMMDPITKYTHQFASADNIPSRMREAFRLAEEEKPGAVHLELPEDIAAEQTDAMPIPPSLHRRPLAEHVAIEAAIEKLRTARSPILVIGAGANRKMTAKVLKQLIDQTGIPFVTTQLGKGVVDERHPRFLGNAALSSGDFVHRAIEAADLIINIGHDVIEKPPFFMVRGGTEVIHISFRSAEVDAVYFPQVEVIGDIANAVWQIAEGLGDTSHWDFTRLLTIREANETQIAEGADDNRFPVYPQRLVADIRRVLPSEGIVALDNGIYKIWFARNYKAHKPNTVLLDNALATMGAGLPSAMAAHLVYPDRPVISVCGDGGFMMNSQELETAVRLGMHITVVILRDDGYGMIRWKQANMGFTDFGLDYGNPDFVKYAEAYGANGHRVESAEGLLPLLEHCIKTPGVHVIDCPVDYSENDRILNSELRERALAV; this is encoded by the coding sequence ATGGCCAAGGCCGCCGATGTCGTTGTGCAATGCCTGGAAAACGAAGGTGTCGAGTATGTGTTCGGCATTCCTGGTGAGGAAAACCTCGACCTGCTGGAATCCCTGCGCAAGTCGAAGATCAAGCTGGTCCTGACCCGTCACGAGCAGTCTGCGGGCTTCATGGCCGCTACCTATGGCCGCCTGACCGGCAAGACCGGCGTCAGCCTGTCGACCCTGGGCCCAGGTGCTACCAACCTGGTTACCGCCAGTGCATACGCCTACCTGGGCGGCATGCCGATGATGATGATTACCGGCCAGAAGCCGATCAAGAAGTCCAAGCAGGGCCGCTTCCAGATCATCGACGTGTGCGGCATGATGGACCCCATCACCAAGTACACTCACCAGTTCGCCTCCGCCGACAACATCCCGTCGCGCATGCGTGAAGCCTTCCGCCTGGCCGAAGAAGAGAAGCCGGGCGCGGTGCATCTGGAACTGCCGGAAGACATCGCTGCCGAGCAGACCGATGCCATGCCGATCCCGCCAAGCCTGCACCGCCGCCCGCTGGCCGAGCACGTGGCCATCGAAGCCGCCATCGAGAAACTGCGCACCGCCCGCAGCCCGATCCTGGTGATCGGCGCCGGCGCCAACCGCAAGATGACCGCCAAGGTTCTCAAGCAGCTGATTGACCAGACCGGCATTCCATTCGTGACCACCCAGCTGGGCAAGGGTGTGGTCGACGAGCGTCACCCGCGCTTCCTGGGTAACGCTGCGCTGTCGTCCGGTGACTTCGTGCACCGTGCGATCGAAGCGGCTGACCTGATCATCAACATCGGCCACGATGTGATCGAGAAGCCACCGTTCTTCATGGTTCGTGGTGGCACCGAAGTCATTCACATCAGCTTCCGCTCCGCCGAAGTCGATGCCGTGTACTTCCCGCAGGTTGAAGTGATTGGCGACATCGCCAACGCCGTTTGGCAGATCGCCGAAGGCCTGGGCGACACATCGCACTGGGACTTCACCCGCCTGCTGACCATCCGCGAAGCTAACGAAACCCAAATCGCTGAAGGTGCCGACGACAATCGCTTCCCGGTCTACCCGCAGCGCCTGGTTGCCGACATCCGTCGCGTACTGCCGTCCGAAGGCATCGTTGCCCTGGACAACGGCATCTACAAGATCTGGTTCGCCCGTAACTACAAGGCGCACAAGCCGAACACCGTGCTGCTGGACAACGCCCTGGCGACCATGGGCGCTGGCCTGCCATCGGCCATGGCCGCGCACCTGGTGTACCCGGACCGCCCGGTGATCTCGGTATGCGGTGACGGCGGCTTCATGATGAACAGCCAGGAACTGGAAACCGCAGTACGCCTTGGCATGCACATCACTGTGGTGATCCTGCGTGACGACGGCTACGGCATGATCCGCTGGAAGCAGGCCAACATGGGCTTCACCGATTTCGGCCTGGACTACGGCAACCCGGACTTCGTCAAATACGCCGAAGCCTACGGTGCCAATGGCCACCGCGTGGAAAGCGCCGAAGGTTTGCTGCCGCTGCTTGAGCACTGCATCAAGACCCCAGGCGTGCACGTGATCGACTGCCCGGTCGATTACAGCGAGAACGACCGCATCCTCAACAGCGAGCTGCGTGAGCGCGCGCTGGCGGTATAA
- a CDS encoding glutathione S-transferase family protein, with translation MIKLYHFPKSGHAHRIQLMLSLLDIPTELVFVDLAKGAHKKPEFLAINPVGQVPVIDDNGTVIADSNAILVYLALKHDGERWLPTDPTGAARVQRWLSVAAGPLAFGPAAARLVTVFGASFNSDEVIARAHTLLKVIEDELAKSPFLVGDHATIADVANYSYIAHAPEGNVSLEPYPNVRAWLARIEALPGFVPMPRTVIGLQTTL, from the coding sequence ATGATCAAACTCTATCACTTCCCCAAATCCGGCCACGCTCACCGCATTCAACTGATGCTTTCGCTGCTGGATATCCCCACTGAACTCGTGTTTGTCGACCTGGCAAAAGGTGCGCACAAAAAGCCGGAATTTCTCGCGATCAACCCCGTTGGCCAAGTGCCGGTGATCGATGACAACGGCACCGTGATCGCCGACTCCAATGCGATTTTGGTGTACCTGGCCTTGAAACATGACGGTGAGCGCTGGTTGCCCACTGACCCAACAGGCGCTGCCCGCGTGCAGCGTTGGCTCTCGGTAGCTGCCGGCCCGCTGGCCTTCGGCCCGGCTGCTGCGCGCCTGGTCACGGTATTCGGCGCCTCCTTCAACAGCGATGAAGTCATTGCCCGTGCCCACACACTGCTCAAGGTCATCGAAGACGAACTGGCCAAGTCGCCCTTCCTGGTGGGGGATCACGCCACCATCGCCGATGTAGCCAACTACTCTTACATCGCCCACGCCCCCGAGGGCAACGTATCACTGGAACCTTACCCCAACGTGCGCGCCTGGCTGGCGCGGATCGAAGCATTGCCCGGCTTTGTGCCGATGCCGCGCACGGTCATCGGCCTGCAGACCACTCTCTGA
- a CDS encoding pyridoxamine 5'-phosphate oxidase family protein → MHEHTDSPWHAGEKRLQEQVGVAERMEAFGRKVIRDYMPDQHRTFYQQLPFMVAGAVDVDGKPWATLLEGPEGFVSSPDAQRLLIDARIASEDPAAPGLTAGEAIGLLGIELHTRRRNRLNGLIRKVAGGQLEVGVQQSFGNCPQYIQLRHYRRVDEPQQARVDAVALDETTAAMIEQADTFFVASYVTHADGQRAVDVSHRGGRPGFVKVQGNRLTIPDYAGNLHFNTLGNLLENPVAGLLFVDFSSGDVLQVTGGAEVVLEDPSIKAFEGAERLWTLDIEHVVLRRAGVSLRWAFEEYAPTSLATGTWAEADQRLQQREQQRQWQGWRVARVEQESRDIRSFYLEAHVPVSFVPGQHIPVRIPQDGKTALVRTYSLSSAPSDGFLRISVKAQGPASHYLHGQIGVGDLIDVRMPTGSFTLKGESLRPIVLVGAGVGITPLIAMLREHLASGQQRRIHLFHGARSLADLPFRQELAALQQKAGTQLRVHRSLSQPEPDAVQGRDFEYIGRLDIAQIKAALALDDYDFYVCGPASFTQDLYEGLRSVNVPDARIHAEAFGPSTLRRHTDDDRPVLQQPPAATEAVPVYFAGSAKEARWAPGGGTLLELAEARGLTPEFSCRGGSCGTCKTKVVSGQVHYPNPPAELPESGTALICCAVPALVEEGGQALVLEL, encoded by the coding sequence ATGCACGAACACACCGATTCACCCTGGCACGCAGGTGAAAAACGGCTGCAGGAGCAAGTTGGGGTTGCTGAGCGCATGGAGGCATTCGGGCGCAAGGTCATCCGTGACTACATGCCAGACCAGCACCGTACCTTCTACCAGCAGTTGCCGTTCATGGTGGCGGGCGCGGTGGATGTTGATGGCAAACCGTGGGCGACGCTGCTGGAAGGGCCAGAGGGTTTCGTCAGTTCACCTGATGCACAACGGCTGCTGATCGATGCCCGCATCGCGAGTGAAGACCCGGCGGCGCCGGGGCTTACGGCGGGTGAAGCCATTGGCTTGCTTGGCATCGAACTGCACACACGGCGCCGCAACCGCCTGAACGGGCTGATCCGCAAGGTGGCAGGTGGCCAACTGGAGGTTGGCGTGCAGCAATCGTTCGGCAATTGCCCACAGTACATCCAGCTGCGGCATTACCGTCGGGTCGACGAGCCGCAGCAAGCGCGTGTCGATGCCGTGGCGCTGGATGAGACCACGGCCGCCATGATCGAACAGGCCGACACGTTCTTCGTTGCCAGCTACGTCACCCACGCAGATGGCCAGCGTGCGGTGGACGTCTCGCACCGCGGTGGGCGGCCAGGTTTCGTCAAGGTACAGGGCAACCGCCTGACCATTCCCGACTACGCTGGCAACCTGCATTTCAATACCTTGGGCAACCTGCTGGAAAACCCGGTGGCCGGCTTGCTGTTCGTTGATTTCAGCAGCGGCGACGTGCTGCAAGTGACCGGTGGCGCCGAGGTAGTTCTGGAAGACCCTTCGATCAAGGCCTTCGAAGGCGCTGAGCGGCTCTGGACGCTGGACATCGAGCACGTGGTGCTGCGCCGCGCCGGGGTATCACTGCGCTGGGCCTTCGAGGAATATGCCCCCACCAGCCTGGCGACTGGCACCTGGGCCGAGGCCGATCAACGTTTGCAACAGCGGGAACAGCAGCGCCAGTGGCAGGGCTGGCGAGTGGCACGGGTGGAGCAGGAGAGCCGGGATATCCGCTCGTTCTACCTGGAAGCGCACGTGCCGGTCAGTTTCGTGCCGGGGCAACACATACCCGTGCGTATTCCTCAGGATGGCAAAACCGCATTGGTTCGCACTTATAGCTTGTCCAGCGCGCCATCGGATGGCTTCCTGCGCATCAGTGTCAAAGCCCAAGGCCCGGCGTCACACTATCTGCACGGGCAGATTGGTGTTGGCGACCTGATTGACGTACGCATGCCCACCGGCAGCTTTACCCTCAAAGGCGAAAGCCTGCGCCCCATCGTGCTGGTGGGGGCCGGGGTGGGTATCACACCGCTGATTGCCATGCTCCGCGAGCACCTGGCCAGCGGGCAACAGCGGCGTATCCACCTGTTCCATGGCGCCCGCAGTCTGGCCGACTTGCCATTCCGCCAAGAGTTGGCAGCGTTGCAACAAAAGGCCGGCACACAGTTGCGAGTGCACCGCTCGCTCAGCCAGCCGGAACCCGATGCCGTGCAAGGCCGAGACTTCGAATACATTGGCCGGTTGGATATCGCGCAAATCAAGGCCGCGCTCGCCCTGGACGACTACGACTTCTACGTGTGCGGCCCGGCCAGCTTCACCCAGGACCTGTATGAAGGCTTGCGTTCGGTGAACGTGCCGGATGCACGTATCCATGCCGAAGCGTTCGGCCCCTCCACGCTGCGGCGGCACACCGATGATGATCGCCCGGTGCTGCAACAGCCCCCGGCGGCCACCGAGGCGGTGCCGGTGTACTTCGCAGGTTCCGCCAAGGAGGCGCGCTGGGCGCCGGGTGGCGGCACGTTGCTGGAGTTGGCGGAGGCGCGCGGGCTGACGCCGGAGTTCAGTTGCCGCGGTGGGTCTTGCGGCACGTGCAAAACCAAGGTGGTGAGCGGGCAGGTGCACTACCCGAACCCGCCGGCCGAGTTGCCCGAAAGCGGTACTGCGCTGATTTGCTGCGCAGTGCCGGCGCTGGTGGAAGAAGGAGGGCAGGCGCTGGTGCTGGAGTTATGA
- a CDS encoding UPF0149 family protein: MLPALSEKELDRLEDLLITYGNDYSVLNLAELNGFFTALASSPITVTPEQWLPAVAGGKVPKFKSQAQEEAYTALMLRYAHQVAEELGEDLDAFEPLFEESEEGPAIILEEWCFGYMRGTQVAEWGELPPEQDQLLKAISLHGLEDNFELLDSMSFDEHQACVPLVVEAARGLYRYQNQRH, from the coding sequence ATGCTCCCCGCGCTCAGCGAAAAAGAACTCGACCGCCTCGAAGACCTGCTGATCACCTATGGCAACGATTACTCGGTGCTCAACCTGGCCGAACTCAACGGCTTTTTCACCGCTCTCGCCAGCTCCCCGATCACAGTAACCCCTGAGCAGTGGCTACCTGCCGTTGCAGGCGGCAAAGTGCCCAAGTTCAAGAGCCAGGCCCAGGAAGAAGCCTACACTGCGCTGATGCTGCGCTACGCCCACCAAGTGGCTGAAGAGCTGGGCGAAGACCTCGACGCATTTGAACCGCTGTTCGAAGAAAGCGAGGAAGGCCCGGCGATCATCCTGGAAGAATGGTGCTTCGGTTACATGCGCGGCACTCAGGTGGCTGAGTGGGGTGAATTGCCGCCCGAGCAGGATCAGTTGCTCAAGGCTATTTCGCTGCATGGTCTTGAAGACAATTTTGAACTGCTGGACTCGATGAGTTTTGATGAGCACCAAGCATGCGTGCCGCTGGTGGTTGAAGCGGCACGTGGTTTGTACCGCTATCAAAACCAGCGCCACTGA
- a CDS encoding aldose 1-epimerase, whose translation MAVPLLQLQDHLTQLEIAPTLGASLANWQVRATGQPLLRPADQAALATGSPRRLGCYPLVPWSNRIAEGGIAGPEGWLALPPNTDHDPYPIHGSAWQQPWQVEHHSQRRARLSLHSQVPFAYRATLDVQLHEGCLSLDLHVTHLDARPMWHGVGFHPYFPRYTDTQLQVAAHRVWVGDEGQLPSRLADIPAPWRFDEQKGLPPQTVDHAFSGWAGGCIIQQPGYALHCHASGAEHYLLFCPQGQPFFCFEPVSHPINAHHLPGRPGLRLMHREETLHLRFSMRYQSNC comes from the coding sequence ATGGCTGTGCCGTTGCTGCAATTGCAAGACCACCTGACCCAGCTGGAAATTGCCCCCACACTGGGCGCCAGCCTGGCCAACTGGCAAGTGCGTGCAACGGGCCAGCCCTTGCTGCGCCCTGCCGACCAGGCGGCCCTGGCCACCGGCAGCCCGCGCCGCCTGGGTTGCTACCCCTTGGTGCCGTGGTCCAACCGCATTGCCGAAGGTGGCATTGCCGGCCCGGAGGGTTGGCTGGCGTTACCGCCCAACACCGACCACGACCCCTACCCGATACACGGCAGTGCCTGGCAACAACCCTGGCAGGTGGAGCACCACAGCCAACGGCGCGCACGGCTGAGCTTGCACAGCCAGGTGCCATTCGCCTATCGGGCGACCCTCGATGTGCAGTTGCACGAGGGCTGCCTGAGCCTGGACCTGCACGTGACGCATCTGGATGCCCGGCCCATGTGGCATGGCGTGGGCTTTCACCCTTACTTCCCGCGCTATACCGACACGCAGCTACAGGTGGCGGCGCACCGCGTGTGGGTGGGTGATGAAGGGCAGTTGCCGTCACGGCTGGCAGACATTCCAGCCCCTTGGCGTTTCGATGAGCAAAAGGGCTTGCCGCCCCAAACCGTCGACCACGCCTTCAGCGGCTGGGCGGGCGGCTGCATCATCCAACAGCCGGGTTACGCGTTGCATTGCCATGCCAGTGGTGCCGAGCATTACCTGCTGTTTTGCCCGCAAGGGCAGCCGTTTTTCTGTTTCGAGCCGGTCAGCCACCCGATCAACGCCCACCATCTGCCAGGGCGGCCGGGCTTGCGGTTGATGCACAGGGAGGAAACACTGCACCTGCGCTTCAGCATGCGCTATCAGTCCAACTGCTGA
- a CDS encoding FecR domain-containing protein, whose amino-acid sequence MSAQPVSRTVAQQAARWVLQLQQDASEQQRLACAAWRAADAEHERAWQLATRFSAQVQMIPSDLARVTLQRSRRTALKALTSLVVLGSLGVSLSRTGALNNLMADASTAVGEQRRLTLDDGTELHLNTDTAVDIRYSTTERLLVLRKGEVYVSTGKDPRPLLLRSGRAVFMPLGTRFVVRQYEGHDVLSVLEGAVAVTPNQAATLRIEAGQWAWVSEREVGLFEAAAVRADWVDGVLRVDRMPLAQFVGELARYRQGWTRCAPEVAGIRVSGTFQLNDTDAALAALAMAFPVQLRYVTRYWVTVVAGGG is encoded by the coding sequence ATGAGCGCGCAGCCCGTATCACGCACAGTGGCGCAGCAAGCGGCGCGCTGGGTCCTGCAGTTGCAACAGGATGCCAGCGAGCAGCAACGGCTGGCGTGTGCAGCCTGGCGAGCGGCGGATGCCGAGCACGAACGTGCCTGGCAACTGGCAACGCGGTTCAGCGCTCAGGTACAGATGATCCCCTCCGACCTCGCCCGCGTCACCTTGCAGCGAAGCCGGCGCACCGCGCTGAAAGCCCTGACGTCCCTTGTAGTACTGGGCTCGCTCGGCGTGAGCCTGTCGCGCACGGGCGCGCTGAACAACCTGATGGCCGATGCCAGCACCGCCGTAGGCGAGCAGCGGCGGCTGACGCTGGACGACGGTACCGAGCTGCACCTGAACACCGACACGGCCGTCGACATCCGCTACAGCACCACTGAACGCCTGCTGGTGCTGCGTAAGGGCGAAGTGTACGTCAGCACCGGCAAGGACCCTCGCCCGTTGCTGCTGCGTTCCGGGCGGGCCGTGTTCATGCCGCTTGGCACGCGGTTCGTGGTGCGTCAATACGAGGGCCATGATGTGCTCAGCGTGCTTGAAGGCGCGGTGGCGGTTACGCCGAACCAAGCGGCGACACTACGCATCGAGGCTGGCCAATGGGCTTGGGTAAGCGAGCGTGAAGTTGGCCTGTTCGAGGCAGCGGCCGTCAGGGCGGATTGGGTAGACGGGGTATTGCGGGTTGATCGCATGCCGCTGGCGCAATTTGTCGGCGAACTGGCGCGCTACCGGCAGGGGTGGACCCGTTGTGCGCCGGAGGTGGCTGGCATTCGGGTATCGGGCACCTTCCAGCTGAATGACACTGATGCTGCCCTGGCAGCGTTGGCCATGGCATTTCCGGTACAGCTCAGGTATGTCACGCGGTATTGGGTGACGGTGGTTGCTGGTGGAGGGTGA
- a CDS encoding sigma-70 family RNA polymerase sigma factor codes for MPPDHAPVQQLYRSHHGWLQGWLYRRVHDRCDAADLSQDTFVKLLTHTPPAELREPRAYLATIARRLLLNLYRRRSLERAYLEALATLPEDDAPGAEHHAAMLEALHAVDQVLARLPEKARRAFLLSQLEGYSQEQIALEMAVNVRTVQRWLLRAFEECIVLASEQWP; via the coding sequence ATGCCTCCGGATCATGCCCCTGTCCAGCAGCTCTACCGCAGCCATCACGGCTGGCTGCAAGGCTGGCTGTATCGCCGGGTGCATGACCGTTGCGATGCGGCGGACCTGAGCCAGGACACTTTCGTAAAGCTGCTCACTCATACGCCACCTGCCGAACTGCGCGAACCCCGCGCTTACCTCGCCACCATTGCCCGCCGCCTGCTGCTCAACCTCTACCGCCGTCGCTCCCTTGAGCGGGCCTACCTTGAGGCCCTGGCCACATTGCCTGAAGACGATGCGCCCGGTGCCGAGCACCACGCGGCGATGCTGGAAGCACTGCATGCGGTCGATCAGGTGCTGGCACGGCTACCTGAAAAGGCACGCCGGGCATTTCTGCTGTCACAGCTTGAAGGGTACAGCCAGGAGCAGATTGCCCTTGAGATGGCCGTGAACGTGCGCACCGTGCAGCGCTGGTTGCTGCGAGCTTTTGAGGAATGCATCGTGCTGGCCTCGGAGCAGTGGCCATGA